The following proteins come from a genomic window of Pseudomonas sp. MAG733B:
- a CDS encoding type II toxin-antitoxin system RelE/ParE family toxin codes for MVSFKCSETEYLFCNGKTRLWSAVLSVAERKLTMLDDAVVLKDLRSPPGNRLEALEGNRKGQHSIRINAQWRICFLWGLNGPENVEIVDYH; via the coding sequence ATCGTTAGCTTTAAGTGTTCTGAGACCGAGTACCTGTTTTGCAACGGTAAGACCCGTTTGTGGTCAGCCGTTCTGAGTGTCGCGGAACGGAAGCTGACGATGCTTGATGATGCTGTCGTGCTGAAGGACCTTCGATCTCCGCCGGGCAATCGTCTGGAGGCGTTGGAGGGAAATCGAAAAGGTCAGCACAGCATCCGCATCAACGCTCAATGGCGAATTTGCTTTCTTTGGGGTCTTAACGGACCAGAGAATGTTGAAATCGTCGATTATCACTGA
- the xerC gene encoding tyrosine recombinase XerC: MERQLDAYCEHLRSERQVSPHTLSAYRRDLDKVLGWCVKQNISSWTALDIQRLRSLIARLHAQGQSSRSLARLLSAVRGLYHYLNREGLCDHDPANGLAPPKGERRLPKTLDTDRALQLLEGGVEDDFLARRDQAILELFYSSGLRLSELTGLNLDQLDLADGMVQVLGKGSKTRLLPVGKKAREALEQWLPLRAMANPADDAVFISQQGRRLGPRAIQVRVKAAGERELGQNLHPHMLRHSFASHLLESSQDLRAVQELLGHSDIKTTQIYTHLDFQHLASVYDSAHPRAKRIKGDDS, translated from the coding sequence ATGGAACGGCAACTGGACGCTTACTGCGAACACCTGCGCAGTGAGCGCCAGGTGTCGCCCCACACGCTCTCGGCCTATCGCCGCGACCTCGACAAAGTGCTGGGCTGGTGCGTCAAACAGAACATCAGCAGCTGGACCGCACTGGACATCCAGCGCCTGCGCAGCCTGATTGCCCGCCTGCATGCCCAAGGCCAATCCTCGCGCAGCCTGGCGCGACTGCTATCGGCGGTGCGCGGGCTCTATCATTACCTGAACCGCGAAGGCCTTTGCGATCACGACCCGGCCAACGGCCTGGCGCCACCCAAAGGTGAACGCCGCCTGCCGAAGACCCTCGACACCGACCGCGCGCTGCAACTGCTTGAAGGCGGGGTCGAAGATGACTTTCTGGCGCGTCGGGATCAGGCAATTCTCGAACTGTTCTATTCCTCCGGGTTGCGCCTGTCAGAGCTGACCGGACTCAATCTCGATCAACTGGACCTGGCGGACGGCATGGTCCAGGTGCTCGGCAAAGGCAGCAAGACCCGGCTGCTGCCGGTCGGCAAGAAGGCTCGCGAGGCATTGGAACAATGGCTGCCGCTGCGGGCCATGGCCAACCCGGCAGACGACGCGGTATTTATCAGCCAGCAAGGCCGACGTCTCGGCCCTCGGGCGATACAGGTGCGCGTCAAGGCTGCCGGTGAACGTGAACTGGGGCAAAACCTGCACCCGCACATGTTGCGCCATTCCTTCGCCAGTCATTTGCTGGAATCCTCGCAGGACCTGCGCGCCGTACAGGAACTGCTCGGCCACTCGGACATCAAGACCACGCAGATCTACACCCATCTGGACTTCCAGCACCTGGCCTCGGTCTACGACAGCGCCCATCCACGGGCCAAACGCATTAAGGGCGATGATTCATGA
- the sutA gene encoding transcriptional regulator SutA: MSDDDLENDDLEVGDEDEAEEGLEAAAEDVAEDDGGEAPVPTAKGKAKAAVSVDELPSVEAKNKERDALARAMEEFLAKGGKVQEVEANVVADPPKKPDNKYGSRPI; encoded by the coding sequence ATGAGCGACGATGATCTGGAAAACGACGACCTCGAAGTAGGCGACGAAGACGAGGCCGAAGAAGGCCTGGAAGCAGCGGCGGAAGACGTTGCTGAAGACGACGGCGGTGAAGCGCCCGTTCCGACTGCCAAAGGCAAAGCCAAGGCAGCGGTATCGGTCGATGAGCTGCCGAGTGTCGAAGCCAAGAACAAGGAACGCGATGCTCTCGCGCGGGCCATGGAAGAGTTTTTGGCCAAGGGCGGCAAGGTGCAGGAAGTGGAGGCCAATGTGGTCGCCGATCCTCCCAAGAAGCCTGACAACAAGTACGGCAGCCGGCCTATCTGA
- a CDS encoding YifB family Mg chelatase-like AAA ATPase: MSLSIVHSRAQVGVEAPAVTVEVHLANGLPSLTMVGLPEAAVKESKDRVRSAIINSGLQFPARRITLNLAPADLPKDGGRFDLAIALGILSASVQVPTLTLDDVECLGELALSGAVRAVRGVLPAALAARKAGRSLMVPRANAEEACLASGLKVIAVDHLLEAVAHFNGHTPVEPYVSDGLMHASKPYPDLSEVQGQQAAKRALLIAAAGAHNLLFSGPPGTGKTLLASRLPGLLPPLAECEALEVAAIQSVASCVPLTHWPQRPFRQPHHSASGPALVGGSSKPQPGEITLAHHGVLFLDELPEFDRKVLEVLREPLESGHIVISRAKDRVRFPARFQLVAAMNPCPCGYLGEPSGKCSCTPDMVQRYRNKLSGPLLDRIDLHLTVAREATALNPTPKPGEDSASAAALVADARERQQKRQGCANAFLDLPGLRRHCKLSTVDEHWLETACERLTLSLRSAHRLLKVARTLADLEQVDGITREHLAEALQYRPATQ; the protein is encoded by the coding sequence ATGTCCCTCTCCATCGTCCACAGCCGCGCCCAGGTGGGTGTGGAAGCGCCCGCCGTTACCGTTGAAGTCCATCTGGCCAACGGTTTACCGTCGCTAACCATGGTCGGCCTGCCCGAGGCGGCGGTTAAGGAGAGCAAGGATCGGGTGCGTAGTGCGATCATCAATTCGGGGCTGCAATTTCCGGCGCGGCGGATCACCTTGAATCTGGCGCCGGCGGATCTGCCCAAGGATGGTGGGCGGTTCGATCTGGCGATTGCGTTGGGGATTCTTTCCGCCAGTGTGCAGGTGCCGACACTGACGCTCGATGATGTGGAATGTTTGGGTGAGTTGGCACTGTCGGGTGCGGTTCGGGCAGTACGAGGCGTTTTGCCGGCAGCACTGGCGGCGCGCAAGGCCGGGCGTTCGCTGATGGTGCCGCGGGCGAATGCCGAGGAGGCATGCCTGGCGTCGGGCTTGAAGGTGATTGCGGTGGACCATCTGCTGGAAGCCGTTGCCCATTTCAATGGGCACACGCCGGTTGAGCCGTATGTTTCCGATGGTTTGATGCATGCCAGCAAACCTTATCCCGACCTGAGTGAAGTGCAGGGCCAGCAAGCCGCCAAACGCGCATTGCTGATTGCGGCGGCGGGTGCGCATAACCTGTTGTTCAGTGGGCCGCCCGGGACGGGCAAGACGCTGCTGGCGAGTCGTCTGCCAGGGCTGTTGCCTCCGCTTGCCGAATGCGAAGCGCTGGAAGTGGCGGCAATCCAGTCGGTCGCCAGTTGCGTACCGTTGACCCATTGGCCGCAACGTCCGTTTCGCCAGCCACATCACTCCGCCTCAGGCCCGGCCTTGGTGGGGGGCAGCTCCAAGCCACAACCCGGCGAAATTACCCTGGCCCATCACGGTGTGCTGTTCCTCGATGAGCTGCCGGAATTCGATCGAAAGGTGTTGGAGGTACTCAGGGAGCCACTGGAGTCTGGGCATATCGTGATTTCCCGGGCCAAGGACCGCGTTCGGTTTCCAGCGCGTTTTCAGTTGGTCGCAGCTATGAACCCGTGCCCCTGTGGATATCTTGGCGAGCCAAGCGGCAAGTGTTCTTGCACCCCGGACATGGTGCAGCGGTACCGTAACAAGCTGTCGGGACCGTTACTGGACCGGATTGATTTGCACCTGACGGTTGCTCGGGAAGCGACGGCGTTGAACCCGACGCCGAAACCGGGTGAAGACAGCGCCAGCGCGGCCGCGTTGGTGGCCGACGCTCGTGAACGCCAACAGAAGCGCCAGGGCTGCGCGAATGCCTTCCTGGATTTACCGGGGCTACGTCGGCACTGCAAGTTATCCACAGTGGATGAGCACTGGCTGGAAACGGCGTGTGAACGATTGACCCTGTCGTTGCGTTCGGCGCACCGGCTACTCAAGGTGGCGCGAACATTGGCGGATCTTGAGCAGGTAGACGGGATCACGCGGGAGCATCTGGCCGAGGCGTTGCAGTATCGGCCGGCGACGCAGTAA
- a CDS encoding secondary thiamine-phosphate synthase enzyme YjbQ, with the protein MWQQTLITLRARPRGFHLVTDELLAGLPELKACRVGLLHLWLQHTSASLTINENADPAVRRDFERFFNRLIPQGTDGYEHNDEGLDDLPAHFKASVLGCQLSLPISAGRLALGTWQGIYLGEHRDHGGARKVLATVHGEGA; encoded by the coding sequence ATGTGGCAACAGACTCTGATAACCCTGCGGGCGAGGCCCCGGGGCTTTCATCTGGTAACGGACGAGTTACTCGCCGGCCTGCCTGAACTCAAGGCGTGTCGGGTTGGTCTGTTGCATTTGTGGCTGCAACATACCTCGGCGTCGTTGACCATCAACGAGAACGCCGATCCGGCGGTACGTCGCGACTTCGAACGATTTTTCAATCGTCTGATCCCACAAGGAACAGACGGCTATGAGCATAACGACGAAGGCCTGGACGACCTCCCGGCGCACTTTAAGGCCAGCGTACTTGGCTGTCAGCTCAGTTTGCCGATCTCGGCAGGCCGACTGGCGTTAGGGACCTGGCAAGGCATTTACCTGGGCGAGCACCGTGATCATGGCGGTGCCCGTAAAGTCCTCGCCACCGTGCACGGTGAAGGGGCATAG
- a CDS encoding HAD-IA family hydrolase — protein MSIQLITFDLDDTLWDTAPVIVSAEAVLRAWLTEHAPNLGAVPVEHLWAIRERILSIEPNLKHRISALRRRVLFQALEEAGYAHAQASDLADKSFEVFLHARHQLEIFPEVQPTLEALANHYALGVVTNGNADVRRLGLADYFKFALCAEDIGIAKPDARLFHEALQRGGATPETAVHIGDHPGDDIAGAQQAGLRAIWFNPAGKVWEAERLPDAEIRSLTELPTLLAGWNSQQRP, from the coding sequence ATGAGTATTCAGTTGATCACCTTTGACCTCGACGACACCCTGTGGGACACCGCCCCGGTGATCGTCAGCGCCGAAGCCGTTTTGCGTGCATGGCTGACCGAGCATGCGCCCAACCTGGGAGCGGTGCCGGTAGAACATTTGTGGGCCATCCGCGAACGCATCCTGAGCATCGAGCCGAACCTCAAGCACCGCATCAGCGCCCTGCGCCGGCGCGTGTTGTTCCAGGCCCTGGAAGAAGCCGGTTACGCCCACGCGCAAGCGTCAGACCTGGCCGACAAGAGTTTCGAAGTGTTCCTGCATGCCCGGCATCAACTGGAAATCTTCCCCGAGGTGCAACCGACCCTGGAAGCGCTGGCCAATCACTACGCCCTTGGCGTGGTCACCAACGGCAACGCTGATGTGCGGCGGTTGGGGCTGGCGGACTACTTCAAGTTTGCGTTGTGCGCCGAAGACATTGGCATCGCCAAACCTGATGCACGCCTGTTTCATGAGGCGTTGCAGCGCGGTGGCGCGACGCCGGAGACGGCGGTGCATATCGGCGACCATCCTGGCGACGATATTGCCGGGGCGCAGCAGGCTGGATTGCGGGCGATCTGGTTCAACCCGGCGGGCAAGGTCTGGGAGGCTGAGCGCTTGCCGGATGCCGAAATCCGCAGTTTGACCGAGTTGCCAACGTTGTTGGCGGGATGGAATTCCCAACAGCGCCCCTGA
- a CDS encoding HigA family addiction module antitoxin: MTKNGMRPVHPGEILKEEYLEPLSLTAAALARALNVSTPTVNDIVLQRRGVSADMALRLSICLDTTPEFWLNLQSTYDLRKAEIERGDAIRVQVERLAHCA, encoded by the coding sequence ATGACCAAGAATGGTATGCGCCCGGTGCATCCTGGCGAAATCCTCAAAGAGGAATACCTGGAGCCTCTGAGCCTTACGGCTGCCGCTCTTGCCAGAGCGTTGAACGTGTCGACACCTACGGTGAACGACATTGTGCTCCAGCGTCGGGGTGTCAGTGCTGATATGGCTCTACGGCTATCTATCTGTTTGGACACGACCCCGGAATTTTGGCTGAACCTGCAATCGACCTACGATTTGCGTAAAGCCGAGATTGAGCGAGGGGACGCGATTCGGGTTCAGGTCGAGCGGCTTGCTCACTGTGCCTGA
- a CDS encoding accessory factor UbiK family protein, with product MLAPKDFLDALTGTASRLFSGDTPLPKAEIESQFKMLLQSGFSKLDLVSREEFDSQMVVLARTRARLEALESKVAELEAKLTPPAE from the coding sequence ATGCTCGCGCCCAAAGACTTCCTCGACGCCCTCACCGGCACCGCCTCCCGCCTCTTCAGCGGCGACACCCCGCTGCCGAAAGCCGAAATCGAAAGTCAGTTCAAAATGTTGCTGCAAAGCGGCTTCAGCAAACTGGATCTGGTAAGCCGGGAAGAATTCGATAGCCAGATGGTTGTGTTGGCGCGCACACGGGCACGTCTGGAAGCGCTTGAGTCGAAAGTGGCTGAACTGGAAGCAAAGCTCACCCCTCCAGCCGAGTAA
- the lysA gene encoding diaminopimelate decarboxylase, which yields MDAFNYRDGELFAEGVALSAIADRFGTPTYVYSRAHIEAQYLAYADALAGMPHLVCFAVKANSNLGVLNVLARLGAGFDIVSRGELERVLAAGGSADKIVFSGVGKTRDDMRRALEVGVHCFNVESTDELERLQVVAAELGVRAPISLRVNPDVDAGTHPYISTGLKENKFGIAIADAEDVYVRAAQLPNLEVVGVDCHIGSQLTTLPPFIDALDRLLGLVDRLGDCGIYLRHIDLGGGLGVRYRDEEPPLAADYIKAVRERLDGRDLALVFEPGRFIVANAGVLLTQVEYLKHTEHKDFAIVDAAMNDLIRPALYQAWMDVTAVRPRTTAARAYDIVGPICETGDFLAKDRQLALEEGDLLAVHSAGAYGFVMSSNYNTRGRAAEVLVDGDQAFEVRRRETVAELFAGESLLPE from the coding sequence TTGGTACACCGACCTACGTTTACTCGCGCGCGCACATCGAAGCCCAGTACCTGGCTTACGCCGATGCGCTGGCCGGCATGCCGCACCTGGTGTGCTTTGCGGTCAAGGCCAACTCCAACCTGGGTGTATTGAATGTCCTGGCGCGTCTCGGCGCCGGTTTTGACATCGTCTCCCGTGGCGAACTGGAACGTGTTCTGGCCGCTGGCGGCAGCGCCGACAAGATCGTGTTCTCCGGCGTCGGCAAGACCCGTGACGACATGCGTCGCGCCCTGGAAGTCGGCGTGCACTGCTTCAACGTCGAATCCACCGACGAGCTGGAACGCCTGCAAGTGGTGGCCGCCGAGCTGGGCGTTCGCGCGCCGATCTCGCTGCGCGTGAACCCGGACGTCGATGCTGGCACCCACCCGTACATTTCCACCGGTCTCAAAGAGAACAAGTTCGGCATCGCCATCGCCGACGCCGAAGACGTGTACGTGCGCGCCGCCCAACTGCCGAACCTGGAAGTGGTCGGCGTCGATTGCCACATCGGTTCGCAACTGACCACCCTGCCACCCTTCATCGACGCTCTCGATCGCCTGCTGGGCCTGGTCGACCGCCTCGGCGATTGCGGCATCTACCTGCGCCACATCGATCTCGGTGGCGGTCTGGGCGTGCGTTATCGCGATGAAGAGCCGCCACTGGCCGCTGACTACATCAAAGCCGTGCGCGAACGTCTCGACGGTCGCGATCTGGCGCTGGTGTTCGAGCCGGGCCGCTTCATCGTGGCCAACGCCGGCGTGCTGCTGACTCAGGTCGAATACCTCAAGCACACCGAACACAAAGATTTCGCCATTGTCGACGCGGCCATGAACGACCTGATCCGCCCGGCGCTATACCAAGCCTGGATGGACGTCACCGCCGTGCGCCCGCGCACCACCGCTGCCCGCGCCTACGACATCGTCGGCCCGATCTGCGAGACCGGCGACTTCCTGGCCAAGGATCGTCAGCTGGCACTGGAAGAAGGCGACCTGCTGGCCGTGCATTCGGCTGGCGCCTACGGGTTTGTCATGAGTTCCAACTACAACACCCGCGGCCGTGCCGCCGAAGTGTTGGTGGACGGTGATCAGGCATTTGAAGTGCGTCGCCGTGAGACGGTAGCCGAGTTGTTTGCTGGCGAAAGCCTGCTGCCGGAGTAA
- the glnK gene encoding P-II family nitrogen regulator, which translates to MKLVTAIIKPFKLDDVRESLSEIGVQGITVTEVKGFGRQKGHTELYRGAEYVVDFLPKVKIDVAIDDKDLDRVIEAITKAANTGKIGDGKIFVVNLEQAIRIRTGETDTDAI; encoded by the coding sequence ATGAAGCTAGTCACTGCCATCATCAAGCCGTTCAAGTTGGACGACGTGCGCGAGTCGTTGTCCGAGATCGGCGTGCAGGGCATTACCGTTACTGAAGTCAAAGGCTTCGGTCGGCAGAAGGGTCACACCGAGCTGTATCGCGGCGCGGAGTACGTGGTCGATTTCCTGCCAAAGGTGAAGATTGATGTCGCCATTGACGACAAGGATCTCGACCGGGTTATCGAGGCGATAACCAAGGCCGCCAACACCGGCAAGATCGGTGACGGCAAGATCTTCGTGGTCAATCTGGAACAGGCGATTCGCATCCGTACCGGCGAAACCGATACCGACGCAATCTAA
- the dapF gene encoding diaminopimelate epimerase: MLLRFTKMHGLGNDFMVLDLVSQHAHILPKHAKLWGDRHTGIGFDQLLIVEAPSNPDVDFRYRIFNSDGSEVEQCGNGARCFARFVLDKRLTAKRLIRVETKSGIIELDVRNDGQIGVNMGAPRLVPADIPFQAPEQALSYQVDVDGTPVELAAVSMGNPHAVLRVSDINSAPVHELGPKIEHHPRFPARVNVGFIQVIDRNRAQLRVWERGAGETQACGTGACAAAVAAISQGWMDSPLLIDLPGGRLSIEWAGPGQPVMMTGPAVRVYEGQVRL; encoded by the coding sequence ATGCTGCTGCGTTTTACCAAGATGCACGGCCTGGGCAATGACTTCATGGTCCTCGACCTGGTCAGCCAGCACGCGCATATTCTGCCCAAGCACGCCAAGCTGTGGGGTGATCGGCATACGGGTATCGGTTTCGACCAGTTGTTGATCGTCGAAGCACCGAGCAACCCGGACGTGGATTTCCGCTATCGGATTTTCAACTCCGACGGCTCCGAGGTTGAACAGTGCGGCAACGGCGCACGTTGCTTCGCCCGTTTCGTGCTCGACAAGCGCCTGACCGCCAAGCGCCTGATCCGCGTCGAAACCAAGAGCGGCATCATCGAGCTGGATGTTCGCAACGATGGGCAAATCGGCGTCAACATGGGCGCCCCGCGCCTGGTGCCGGCGGATATTCCGTTCCAGGCACCGGAGCAGGCCCTGAGCTATCAGGTCGACGTCGATGGCACGCCGGTCGAGCTGGCCGCCGTGTCCATGGGCAACCCCCATGCCGTGCTGCGAGTGAGCGATATCAACAGCGCACCGGTGCATGAACTGGGGCCGAAAATCGAACATCACCCGCGTTTTCCAGCGCGGGTCAATGTCGGGTTTATCCAGGTCATCGACCGCAACCGCGCGCAGTTGCGCGTCTGGGAACGCGGGGCCGGGGAAACCCAGGCGTGCGGAACCGGCGCCTGTGCCGCCGCAGTGGCCGCGATCAGCCAGGGGTGGATGGATTCGCCGCTATTGATCGACCTGCCTGGCGGGCGCCTGTCCATTGAATGGGCGGGTCCTGGCCAACCGGTGATGATGACCGGCCCGGCAGTGCGCGTATACGAAGGACAAGTGCGTCTTTGA
- a CDS encoding DUF484 family protein — translation MTDKPQVPARQADESASESLEAAAIAAYLEAHPDFFVEHEELLPALRIPHRRGDTVSLVERQMTILRDRNIELRHRLSHLMDVARDNDRLFDKTRRLILALMDATSLEDVVICVEDSLRQDFQVPFVSLILLGDNPTLVGRWVTHAEAQVAIGGLLQEDKSVSGSLREHELDFLFGEEQRKQIGSTAVVAISHQGIHGILAIASRDPQHYKSSVGTLFLSYIAEVMGRVLPRVNSSLRSVR, via the coding sequence ATGACCGATAAGCCTCAGGTACCCGCACGACAAGCCGACGAATCAGCGTCCGAAAGCCTCGAGGCAGCGGCAATTGCCGCGTACCTGGAGGCTCATCCGGACTTTTTCGTCGAGCACGAAGAACTGCTGCCGGCCTTGCGCATTCCTCACCGGCGCGGCGACACCGTGTCCCTGGTCGAACGGCAGATGACCATCCTGCGCGACCGCAACATCGAGCTGCGTCATCGCCTTTCGCACTTGATGGATGTTGCCCGCGACAACGATCGCCTCTTCGACAAGACCCGCCGCCTGATTCTCGCGCTGATGGATGCCACCAGCCTGGAAGACGTGGTGATCTGCGTCGAAGACAGCCTGCGCCAGGACTTCCAGGTGCCCTTCGTCAGCCTCATCCTGCTGGGTGATAACCCGACGCTTGTTGGCCGTTGGGTCACTCACGCCGAAGCACAAGTGGCGATTGGCGGCCTCTTGCAGGAGGACAAAAGCGTCAGTGGCAGCCTGCGCGAGCATGAGCTGGACTTCCTGTTCGGCGAAGAGCAGCGCAAGCAGATCGGCTCCACCGCCGTGGTCGCCATCAGTCATCAGGGTATCCACGGCATCCTGGCCATCGCCAGCCGTGATCCGCAGCACTACAAAAGCTCGGTGGGCACGCTGTTCCTGAGCTACATCGCCGAAGTCATGGGCCGCGTGCTGCCTCGGGTCAACAGCTCCCTGCGCTCGGTACGCTGA
- a CDS encoding ammonium transporter produces MTLRKFAGLGALLSIVMPSLALAADEVAAPVLNSGDTAWMLTSTALVLFMTIPGLALFYGGMVRSKNILSVMMQCFAITGLISILWVIYGYSIAFDTTGMEQGVVNFNSFFGGMGKAFLAGVTPASITGPAALFPEAVFITFQMTFAIITPALIVGAFAERMKFSAMLIFMGIWFTLVYAPIAHMVWSGNGGLMWDWGVLDFAGGTVVHINAGVAGLIACLVLGKRKGFPTTPMAPHNLGYTLMGAAMLWIGWFGFNAGSAAAANGTAGMAMLVTQIATAAAALGWMFAEWITHGKPSALGIASGVVAGLVAITPAAGTVGPMGALVIGLAAGVVCFFCATTLKRKLGYDDSLDAFGVHGIGGILGAILTGVFAAPSLGGFGTVTDIAAQVWIQCKGVGFTVIYTAIVTYIILKVLDAVMGLRITEEEEAVGIDLALHNERGYNL; encoded by the coding sequence ATGACTCTGCGTAAATTCGCAGGGCTAGGAGCCCTGTTGTCCATCGTAATGCCCAGCCTTGCTTTGGCGGCAGACGAAGTGGCGGCCCCAGTCCTCAACTCCGGCGATACCGCCTGGATGTTGACCTCGACAGCCCTCGTGCTGTTCATGACCATTCCCGGCCTCGCGCTGTTCTACGGCGGCATGGTTCGGTCGAAAAACATTCTTTCCGTGATGATGCAGTGCTTCGCCATTACCGGTCTGATCAGCATCCTGTGGGTCATTTATGGCTACAGCATCGCGTTCGACACCACCGGCATGGAGCAGGGCGTCGTCAACTTCAACTCGTTCTTCGGCGGCATGGGCAAGGCTTTCCTCGCCGGTGTCACGCCAGCCAGCATTACTGGCCCGGCGGCGCTGTTCCCTGAAGCGGTGTTCATCACCTTCCAGATGACCTTCGCCATCATCACCCCGGCGCTGATCGTCGGCGCCTTCGCCGAGCGGATGAAGTTCTCCGCGATGCTGATCTTCATGGGCATCTGGTTCACCCTGGTATATGCGCCGATCGCACACATGGTCTGGTCCGGCAATGGCGGCCTGATGTGGGACTGGGGCGTGCTGGACTTCGCCGGTGGCACCGTGGTGCACATCAACGCCGGTGTGGCCGGTCTGATTGCCTGCCTGGTACTGGGCAAGCGCAAAGGCTTCCCGACTACCCCGATGGCGCCGCACAACCTCGGTTACACCCTGATGGGCGCGGCCATGCTGTGGATCGGCTGGTTCGGTTTCAACGCCGGTTCCGCCGCAGCCGCCAACGGCACCGCCGGCATGGCGATGCTGGTGACCCAGATCGCAACCGCCGCTGCGGCACTGGGCTGGATGTTCGCCGAGTGGATCACCCACGGTAAGCCAAGCGCACTGGGTATTGCTTCGGGTGTGGTTGCCGGTCTGGTCGCCATCACTCCGGCTGCCGGCACCGTTGGCCCGATGGGCGCACTGGTGATCGGCCTGGCCGCTGGTGTGGTGTGCTTCTTCTGCGCCACCACCCTGAAACGCAAACTCGGCTATGACGATTCCCTGGACGCCTTCGGCGTGCACGGTATCGGCGGTATCCTCGGCGCGATCCTGACCGGTGTGTTCGCTGCACCGTCGCTGGGTGGCTTCGGCACCGTGACCGACATTGCCGCACAAGTGTGGATTCAGTGCAAAGGCGTGGGCTTCACCGTGATTTACACCGCCATCGTCACTTACATCATCCTCAAGGTCCTGGACGCTGTCATGGGCCTGCGGATCACCGAAGAAGAAGAGGCTGTCGGCATCGATCTGGCGCTTCACAACGAACGCGGCTACAACTTGTAA